One Bacillota bacterium genomic window, AAAGTAAGAAGTCGACATCGTCCACCGCGGTGTCGATTTCTTTATTTTCAGCCGCAATTGGGCTCTATCTTACTTTATGCTTCAGCCCTCACACTGCAACTTCTGCTCCTTGGGCCTCAGGGCTCCTGGCGAACTTCACGGATCAGCCCTTGACTTAGAGTCGACTCCAAGTGATACCCTGGATCTGAGACATAGGTAACAGGTCAATCTCGCCTAGGACTACTTAGATGAGCTGTTATTTGGAAAGGGTGGAGATGCCAAATTGAAGGTCTTGTTGATTAACGGAAGCCCCAATGCCAAGGGATGTACCTTTACCGCGTTAACAGAAGTAGCAACAACTCTCAAGGAAGAGGGGATAGAGCCTTCACTTGTTCATGTAGGCAATAAAGAAATTCGGGGATGTATCGGTTGTCGTCACTGCAAGCAGCATGGAAAATGTGTCTTTGATGACCTGGTCAATGAGACAGCACCGAAATTTGCGGCCAGTGATGGGCTTGTAATCGGCTCACCGGTCTATTTTGCCTCGGCAAACGGAACCCTGGTTTCCTTCCTTGACCGCCTATTCTACAGCACCCTTTTTGATAAGACAATGAAAGTGGGCGCTGCCGTTGTCTCGGCTCGAAGGGGTGGCAACACGGCGACCTTTGATCAACTGAACAAGTATTTCACCATATCCAGCATGCCCGTGGTTTCCAGCCAATACTGGAATATGGTCCATGGATACACGCCGGAGGATGTTCGGGCCGACGAAGAGGGTCTGCAGACGATGCGTACTCTGGCCAGAAACATGGCCTTTCTCATCAAGAGCATTCGCCTGGGGAAGGAAGCCTACGGCCTGCCGCCAAAGGAGGAGCGAAGGTCTACCCATTTCTCATCCATCAAGT contains:
- a CDS encoding flavodoxin family protein, producing MKVLLINGSPNAKGCTFTALTEVATTLKEEGIEPSLVHVGNKEIRGCIGCRHCKQHGKCVFDDLVNETAPKFAASDGLVIGSPVYFASANGTLVSFLDRLFYSTLFDKTMKVGAAVVSARRGGNTATFDQLNKYFTISSMPVVSSQYWNMVHGYTPEDVRADEEGLQTMRTLARNMAFLIKSIRLGKEAYGLPPKEERRSTHFSSIK